The genomic segment AAGTAACGTTAGCAGTAGCATTTTGGTTTTAATCAAGTCGATATACTTTTAATTGCCGTTGCAGCTTCTTGCGTAGCATATGTATTCGTGTTTTGACAGTGCCTTCAGGCATCGCTAAATGAGCGGCTATTTCGTGATATTTATAACCATCAAGAAACAACCGGAAGAGCTGGTAATTTTCGTCGGACAGACTACACATCGCTTTTTCGATATCATCAGCGATAAACCTATTCTCTGCTTTGTTGTTTTCAATGGTATTGCTTGATTCAAGATCAATATAGGTGTCATGTATTTCGCTACCGCGCCTCGCTTTCCGATACCGGTTGATATAAACATTTCTCATGATGACATACAGCCATGACATAAGTTTCGGGTGCTTGACGAGGTCATCTATAGATCGCCATGCTCGGATCAGCGTTTCTTGGACGAGGTCTTCCTTTTCATCAGGGTCGGCGGTAAACTTGCTCGCAAAATGCTTCAATAAACATTTTTTTTCTTCGACAAGGATGTTTATACTGGAATTGTTCATAATAGCATTCATTTTTGTAGGATGTTCTCTCCTTGAGCTTACCACAATTAAAATGCTAAAATTGTATAGCGAAATAGAGCTTAAACTTGTTTAGACACTTAAATGTGGAAAATACGTGGCACGGAAACTTGGCTATGTCATCGCTAAAGCGCTGCAGAAATGACTTGTTCAAGACCTATCTTTTAACCCACAGAAAATTATACGCTTACAAAAAGGGTATTTAACTCTGGATAAATGTCTGAATTACGGGTGTGGCGATTTCTTGGCGGTGAAGCACTTTGCTCAGTTTTTTAAACAGTAAAAGAGTATTTTTAATTTTTTTGAACGAAAGATATACTAGATCCGTTCCTTCTATAAAATGAACACAATTCAAATTACTATGAAACAGATAAATAAAGTTTTACTGGCAGTTTGTCTGACTGTATCCTCTGGCGCGTCGATGTTATCTTGCACAGATTCAAAAAATAATCCTGAAAAAAGCACTCAGTCCGATAATATTCCACCAAGTGATGTTGACGAGACGAGATACAATTTGAGCGAACAACAAAAACTGAGTATGCAGAAAGATACCACATTGGTAGATACTGCCAACAACAAAGATAGTATATCCGGTCCGACCCGCTAATTGATATAACATTCGCTGAAATGTCCACCGACTACAGGCAGGGCAATATGATAATCAGGATTGAATAAAAGAATTAAGGGCCATTAATAAACGGCCCTTAATTCATGTTACAGACCTCGTTCCTCAACGTCTTCGTCAGGATCAGATTCTGGCGTATAAATATCTTCATCAAGATGATCAATCTGCCCATGATCTCTTTCGTGATCTGGATCTATGTCTTCAAGCTGATCTCTGTCCCGTTGTTCCTCTTCAGTAGGGTCCGGACCTTCGGCATTTTCGGGATAGTACCGATCAGGTGTGACTTCATCCAAGTCCGGAACTTTAGGCGGCCTGCGTGTTGGAGCGCCATCATCGGTACCGGGATTATTGCCTAAAGGGTCTATTTCGTTTAAAAGTATGAATGCATCCTCCATTGTTAAAGGCATGCCGCTTCGAAATTGGATTGTCGTTCTCATAATCTTTTTTAAGGTGAACAGTTGGCAAAGAAATTTGGTTGTTTTTTTTATAAAATTGACGGCCTTTACTATATCTATCGAAGACAATTGAATACACATTGAATCACAGTAATTAATAATAAATTCAAAACTTTTCTGCTATTAATCTTGTTGTTAAGTTAAAGTAATTATTAAACAGTATATGATGAAAAAACTAACGCTATTTTTATTAATTGCCACTGGTGTTGGACACGCCAGCGCCCAGAAAATTGAGACGACACCACAAATGGTATCCGAGGTGGGTATCGAACCGATCCGCCAAGGAAATTGGATGGTTGGTGGATCAATCGGTAGTATCGGATATAGTTTCGAAGGTAAGTCGTTCAACGCCGCTCTACAGCCAAGGGCAGGATATTTTGTCTCAGACGGCCTTGCTATTGGTGCACAAGCTAACGTGGGGCTTATCACAGTGAAGGATGCTAAAGACAACTGGACATATGGTATAGCTCCATTTGTGCGTTATTATTTCCCTAATGCAGGCTCATCGACTGGCCGTTTTTTTGGCCAGGGAGACATTGGTATATCTGGGAGCTCTGTCGGTAAGGGTGCATCGCTAGCGGTTGGAGCGAATCTCGGCTACGCTCATTTTATCACCCGTACGGTCGCATTGGAAGCTACCTTCGGATATAATTATAGTAAAGCGAATATCAATACCGGCAGTGGTGCAAGTGGTCTCGGCGTAGGTGTCGGATTCCAGATTTACTTACCTGGACGCCGGTAAGCTGTGTATGCGTCCGTATAAATACGGAATCCGGAAAATAAACACTGATTCCGTGGAGGAGAGTGGTGAAGGTCGAAACTTTTGTATGTCCAAAACTGTTTTTATTTAAAAGATCAGGAAAATGAGAACGAGAAAAGACATTGGGTTGGTTCTACGGGACCGCATGGGGAAATGGTCTTCTTACAACATTCCCTTGTTGAAGGAGTGCCGCTTGCAGGATAAGGTCGTCCGAAGTAATGAGCATGAAGGTATCTTCGTCATCGGAAGTCTTGCAACGGGGATGTATATATTCTCGCTTTATAAGAACAAATTCATTGATCTAATGGGCAAACGGATTGGTATGGAAGAGGTATGTGAGCATTTTGACAGGTATAAACAAACTTTAATTTAATTATATAATTCACTAAAACAAAGGAGTATTATGAGTAATTTAACTTGGAAAGGACGTTGGAACGAATTAAAAGGAAAGGTGAAACAACAATATGCTGATCTGACCGATGACGATTTGCTCTATGCCGAAGGCAAAGAAGATGAGCTATTGGGCAAGCTGCAACAAAAGACTGGTAAGACAAAAGACGAGGTGGAAGATTGGTTAAACAACATGTAAGCAATTCCACTAATTAAACTTAAATAGGAGAGAAGCGATCAATATGAATTATTGATCGCTTTTTTTATGAATTCTTACAAAGAAAAGATGGGCTTATCCAGTTTGATTGCGAGGCGATAGACGGCGTTCATAAGACCCACATGACTATATGCCTGCGGGAAGTTGCCCCATTGGCTACCATTATCCTCGGTGACATCCTCACTAAATAAGCCCAAGTGGTTGCTGTACGTCAGCAGGCGGTCGAGTATTTCCTGCGCTTCGCTGACTCTTCCGACGCATGCAAGGGCTTCCACGTACCAGAACGCACATACAAGGAAAGTAGATTTCGGTTTGCCAAAATCGTCCTGATGTTTGTACCGATAAAATAATCCGTTTTCACCTTTCAGTTCTTTTTCCAGCATTGCTAAATGGGCCTGTGCCCGTTCCGACTTCGGATCCAGATAATCCATGACAATCAGTTGCAGTGTACTGGCATCCAAGTTTTTACTGTCAAGTGCATTTTGGTATACTTTCCGTTCTTCATCATAGCATGCTTCGATATAAGCTTCGGCTTTTTTGAGCAATACATTGGCCCGTTCCTCCATATCTTGATATCCATTCTGACGAGCAATCAGCAAGGCTGCTTTACAACCGACCCATTGAAATAGGTTGGAATAACAATGATGGTTGGCAAAATTTCTGAACTCCCAGATTCCCGCGTCTTTTTCATCAATAGTCGCTTCAATCTTTTCCAGAATAAAGTTTACCCAGCCTAAGACATTCTTATTTTCATGAATCTTGAAACGCTGGTCCGTAAATAAGGGAAGAAGAGCTATCATCGCCTGACCATAGACGTCGTTCTGGATATGTTCAAATGCCTGATTTCCGATGCGTACAGGTCCATTATCCAGATAGCCTTTTAGATATGGCAGTATCTGCTCGGTGAGTTCAGAGGTGCCCAAAATGCCATAAAGCGGTTGCAGTCTTCCGGGATTGTGGTGGGTAATACCAGCAATATAATTAGCGAAACTCTCCATCTCTTCAAATTGACCGATATGCGCTAATGCGGTCAGGACGTAATAACTGTCGCGTACCCAACAGTATCGGTAATCCCAATTTCTTCCAGAGCCAGGATGTTCGGGCAAGCTGGTGGTTGATGCTGCTATAATAGCGCCAGTGTCTTCATATTGGTGCAATTTAAGCACTAACGCAGAACGAATAACTTCAGCCTGATAGATGTTGGGGATACTGCAACGCTTAATCCAACGCTGCCAGTAGCTGAGTGTCTTTTGTAGGAAGTCCTCACAGGTAGTGGCGATAGCGGATTCAAAAGCAGCGTCGTAGGTGAGAATCAAATATTTGTTCTCACTGATAATTGTCCAGCTGTCCAGCTGAAAAAAATGTGATATCGGAACATCGGTTGTCAGACGGATACGGTCGCCGATACCATCGCTACTATACATTATATGGTTGCTCCCACGAGTAGCTTTTAGACTTTTGCGTCCATAATCCGCAGTCGGCTGACAGCGGATATTAACGCTAGGTGCACCGCGCAGCGGTTCAATTTTGCGGATTAACATTAACGGTTTAAAGTACCGACCAAATTGTTCAAACCGGGGAGCGAAGTCAGTAACGCGATATGCAAAGGACTCGGTGTGAATTTCTGTACAGAGGATATTAGAGTTTTTGATGTAATATTGTTTTGTTTCGACTACCTCTTCTTCGGGGCGTATAGCAAATGAGCCGCCACTGTTTTGATCAATTAAACCACCAAATACAAAACTATCTTCAAAAGAGGGCCAGCACAGCCAGGATATATTTGTATCAACGCCGACGTGCGCAATATAGGAGCAATTGCCGATGATACCTGTTTGGTATACGTGCCTATTTGTTTTCATATTTTCCGCCATTACTTTAGTATAAGTTGATTTAAAAATTGAATGACATCCTCCTGTTGGTCCAGGTAATATTTTGCTGCCGACTTGTTGCTGCCCACCTTAATGCTTATTGTAGAGGCGGGAAGATAACGAAATAGATCTTCATCCGTGACATCGTCGCCGATGGCCAGTAAAAAATCAGCTTTGATGTGGCCTGCGATTTCGAGTGCGGCTTTGCCTTTATTAACCTCAGTATTCTTTACCTCAATGACAGCATTCCCATCGAGAAGTTGCAGTCCATAATCGTTCAACATCGGATTCAGGCTTTCCTTTAGTGCGGCCGCTTTCAGTTCGCCGAGACCGAGTTCTACCTTCCTGTAATGCCAGGCCAGAGAGTAGGGTTTGGCTTCAATATAGGCGCCGGGCGTCTGATCGGCTAATTTCTCCATGAGTTTTTTGACTTCAGGCATCCAATGTAAAGCCAGTCCTTTTTTATAAGACCAATTGAAGTTTGGAAAGTTGGACCAGATTCCATGCTCTGCGACCAAGTAATAAGACCGGCCATCGAACCAAGAGGATAGACTTTCCTGTGATCGTCCGCTAATGATTACTAATGTGTTGAGCGGATCGGAGATAATATTGTCCAGCAAGTTATATAAGACAACAGTTGGACTTGCCTTTTGGGCGTGGTTCTGAAATTTGACAAGTGTCCCATCATAATCTAGAAAGAACAGCCTATTATGGCTTTTTCGATAGCGGTCTGCAATACTATTGAAGACCTTGTCGGAAATACGTCTAGCCCATTCATCGCGTTGTATGGCTTTGGTTTCAGCAAGTCTGCTGGTAAACAGCTGTACCCAGTGCTGTATATTAAATTTACGTATAATCTGAAGGTTGGCTTCTGTCCGTTCACGAATTTCCTCGGGCGACATCCGTAGCGCATGGAAGATGCTGTCTGCTGTTTCCGCCCTGTTAAATGGGTTAATGATTAGGGCGTCGACTAGTTCCTTTGATGCGCCGGCAAACTCGCTCAAGATTAACACACCTTCTGAGGCTGTTTTACAGGCAATATATTCTTTGCTGACCAGGTTCATGCCGTCCCTGGTTGACGTAATCATACAAACGTCCGAAGCCACATACAATCCGACCAGTTCCTCGAAAGGAAGTGATTTGTAGAAATACAGAACCGGTGTCCAGCTTAGATTACCATAAATGGAATTGATTTCACTTACTTTGCGGTTTATTTCATCTTTGAGTTTTTTATATTGAGAGACTTTGTCTCTTGAAGGAACTATCAGCATATAAAGGACGACCTTACCATGCCATTCAGGGTATTTTTCCAAAAAAGTCAAGAAGGCACGCAAACGCTCCAGAATACCTTTGCTGTAATCTAGACGATCAACGGAAATGATGATTTTTTGATGCGGAAAATGACTTCGAAACTGTTCGGCAATCGCCGTCACTTTGGGTTCAACACTGGCGCTGACAAATTTGTCATAATCAATCCCCATAGGGAAGGACTCGATAAATATATGCCTGTCTTGATATTTTAATTGGTTGTGACCGGTGGGAACGTTCAATATCTTTTTACAGGCGTTTAGGAAATTCTGACTGTCAGCAAACGTATGAAAGCCGACTAGATCCGCTCCCAGCAACCCTTCTACGAGCTCCCGTCTTTGGGGGATATTCATGAACAGTTCTTCGGAAGGAAAGGGAATATGATGAAAATATCCGATATTGAGATCCTTATCTTCTTGTCGAAGGAGCTGGGGGAGAAGCATCAGCTGATAATCTTGCACCCAGATAAAGTCTGATGCTGCACGGATAGCTAACGCAGCTTCGCAGAACTTTTTGTTGACAAATACATAGGTTGACCAATATTCGCGGTCAAAGTGAATGTAGCTAGGCTGATAGTGGCAGATGGGCCAAAGTACCTCGTTGGAATATCCTTCGTAGAAGTTACGTATTTCCTCCTTTGAAAGAAAGACGGGTACAAGGTTCATGGGTTCGAGCAACGCAATTATCTTGTGCTTCTCGGCTTCGTCTTTTGGAACAATGCCTGGCCATCCGACCCAACGGATTTCGTTCGAATCAAAAGCTGAATTTAGCCCTGTTGCCAGGCCTCCCGCACTTGGTCTGATGATCAGTTTATCTTTTTTTCGTTCTATTTGTATCGGCAGTCTATTTGAAATTATTATTTTCTTTTTGTTCTTCATAAAACTATTAGATCGATTTACTTGTAGTGGAAGAGTTATATAAAACTATAACGATGGGCTTGCAATCCATATAGTTGAACAACTACTGATGGGAATAGTTTTCATTAATTCAAATTAACACCGGACTAGGGCTTCAGTGGAGAGCGTTATACTTGCTGGAAAAGGAGATCACCGTCGTACGCAAGAGGGGAGAATATGGATACAAAAAAGACCTGTAATTTTTTACAGGTCTTTTTTGTATCCATAATGAGTCTTAGGAAATATTAAAGGTGCTTAATTTGGCAGCCCCAAGTCTTTCTTTCATAAATTTGTCAAGAATGATTCCTAGGCGACCGGAAATCTCAAAAAGAATGCTCTCCCAATCTTTCACTGTCCCATCACAGTTGTCGGATACTATTTTAATGCTATGAAAAGACAGATGCTTATGGAAGCAGAAGCTGGCCAGCGCATAAGACTCCATGTCGAATGCCAATGGATTAAAGTGTTTAACATCTTGATAAAAAGGGGTATTGATATTGACAAAGCGATCCGAAGTTAATATGGCGTCTTCGTAGCGAAACTCATCAAGAGGGACCGATTCTATCTTTCCCTGCCCTTTTAAGAACAAGGTATTTTCCAAAAAGAAGCCGTCTGTATACGCATCACCTTGCGCATAATAGGCGGGGTACAACACATGACCAATGGGATGTCTAGTACAACCTACAGTGCCAACATTGAGTAGTACAGGGTTGATTCCCAGTGTTTTGATTTCATCATATAGCGTAGCAACGGACAATAGTGCGTTCACCTTGCCTACACCTATTTCATAAACCAGAGAAGAACTGTCAGTAGTAGCGAAAGCCAATTCGTTCTTATTTGCTACCAGGATAATCGTTTCAATATCTTTGTTTAGGATCATCTAGTTTTCTTCAATGTAAGGGTATTCGAAATCAAGCTGGGCCGCATTGATCAGCTGCAGGAAGTTAGTACAAGCTTGCTTTGAAGAAGCGAAATCCATAAAGGTATAGTTACCGCAGCTTACCGGATTTTGGAAAGGCACCTCGTAACCTTCAGTTAGAATGATCTCGAGCACCTCTTTCATTAGTACAGCGATATCCTGTGGTGTTTTGTCCGTCCCTGCCAATACCACATAAAAACCTGTACAGCATCCCATCGGACCAACATAAATTACCTCGTCGCCCAAGATCGTCCTGATTTCCGTTGCAAAGCAGTGCTCCAGCGTATGCATCACTTCGGGTGACAACATACGTTCTGCCGAATTAGGCCTGATCATACGAATATCATAGGTGGTATAGTTGTCTAGATGACTAGTATTGGTACTCGAAGTTTTAGCGTAAATCCCTTGTTTTAGCTTGGTATGATCTACCGTAAAACTGTTTACTTTTGCTTTTTCTTTTGTATACATCTTATTTTGTTCATTGCTCCAGTGAGAGAAACCCTAGAGCAGGTTAAAAGTTGCGTTTAAATTTCTACAAAGATAGTAGATATTCGGAAAAAAGACGGATAAAACTGCTATTTTAACAATTCATAGTGTTCGACGGTCGGGAAAGGATCGTAGTAATGATGTAAAAGCTTTTCCCATTCTTTGAATAGTTCTGACTCCCTGAAGCCTATGGTATGGTCCTCCAGTGTCTCCCACTCCACCAATAAAATGTACTGATTGTCTTTCTCAATACATTTGCGCAGTGAATGTGTGATATAACCTTTGCTGGCGCTTATATACTGACAGGCGGTTTTATAATCACGTTCGAAATTCGATTGTTGACCTTCAATAATTTGTAATACAGCGACTTCTAAAATCATAATTTATTCTTATTTATATCTATTAGCGTAAGTAAATATATTAATAATTTTCACCGAAAAAAAATTAGTCAGCTTGCACCCGTCCAAGGAGCCGATGTAGCAATAATGTCGAGCACATAGGGTATACCGGGGTTGCGGTTTTCAGCGTTCCAGGCCAAGTAAAGTGTAGTGCGCTGAGGCAAATCGTCCAGCTCAAGAAAAGCGACGTCAACATGATATCCATTTTTAAGGGAGGAGGGAACTATGGCCACGCCGAGCCCCTGTTTGACCATGTTAAAAATCGTCAGGGCATTGACTGTACGTAGCGTTACCTTGGGTATAAACTGATGATCCTGAAAAATACTCATGACCAGATCAAAATAGGAGTGGCTGTAATTTTTGGAGAATAAGATAAAGGATTCGTGCTTTAGCTGCTCCAGACTGGGCTTGGCACTCTTCAATATCGGATGCTCTTTAGGGACAACGAGACTAAAATGTTCGGTATGGATAGGTAGCCCGCACAGCCCAGGCGGAACGTCAGACGTGCGCACGAAAGCAAGATCGAGTTCTTTTCGCTGCAACAGTTCCAGTTGCGTTTCGTTACCCAGCTCATGGAGGGAGAGTTCGATATCAGGCTGCTGCTGTTTGATGCGGACGAGCAGCTGTGGAAGTATAGTCTGTACGGCAGAACCTATGAAGCCGAGGCGGAGTGTGCTTATCTTGCCATTTGCCAGGCTCTGTAGCTGAACTTCGATCTGGTCCAGATAGCGCAAAAGTCGGGTTACTTCTTCAAAGAGATATTTTCCTGCCTCGGTAAGAGACACATTTCGTTTATTACGCTCCAATAGCCTTACCCGATAATAATCCTCCAGCTGTCTGATCTGACGGCTCAATCCGGGCTGGGCGATGTAAAGGCGTTCGGCTGCTTTGCGAAAATGCAGTTCTTCGGCCAGCACTTTGAAATACAAAAGGTGTCGGAGTTCTATTTGATAATTCATAGTTATCAATTGATGATCAAAATGGTATTTCTAATTATTAAATGTAGGAAGTAAATTTGAGAAAAGCTTACGACGATGGAAAAATTTTTATATGGCAGTGGATATTTAACGTGTTCTACTGCTTTGGCAATAGCAGCAGGAAGGATACGTGGCGAAATATCGGACTCAGTGAAGGCTACAATAGAAAGAAGTGCGGAGTATGTTCGACACATTGTTGAGAAACGGCAGGTGGTCTACGGTGTAAATACCGGTTTTGGCCCCTTATGTACGACACTGATCGATGCCGACCAGACGCAGCTGCTACAGGAAAATATTCTGAAAAGTCATGCTGTTGGCATGGGTGAACCGATTGCCAATGATTTGGCCA from the Sphingobacterium thalpophilum genome contains:
- a CDS encoding RNA polymerase sigma factor, yielding MNNSSINILVEEKKCLLKHFASKFTADPDEKEDLVQETLIRAWRSIDDLVKHPKLMSWLYVIMRNVYINRYRKARRGSEIHDTYIDLESSNTIENNKAENRFIADDIEKAMCSLSDENYQLFRLFLDGYKYHEIAAHLAMPEGTVKTRIHMLRKKLQRQLKVYRLD
- a CDS encoding porin family protein, with amino-acid sequence MMKKLTLFLLIATGVGHASAQKIETTPQMVSEVGIEPIRQGNWMVGGSIGSIGYSFEGKSFNAALQPRAGYFVSDGLAIGAQANVGLITVKDAKDNWTYGIAPFVRYYFPNAGSSTGRFFGQGDIGISGSSVGKGASLAVGANLGYAHFITRTVALEATFGYNYSKANINTGSGASGLGVGVGFQIYLPGRR
- a CDS encoding CsbD family protein; its protein translation is MSNLTWKGRWNELKGKVKQQYADLTDDDLLYAEGKEDELLGKLQQKTGKTKDEVEDWLNNM
- a CDS encoding glycoside hydrolase family 15 protein yields the protein MKTNRHVYQTGIIGNCSYIAHVGVDTNISWLCWPSFEDSFVFGGLIDQNSGGSFAIRPEEEVVETKQYYIKNSNILCTEIHTESFAYRVTDFAPRFEQFGRYFKPLMLIRKIEPLRGAPSVNIRCQPTADYGRKSLKATRGSNHIMYSSDGIGDRIRLTTDVPISHFFQLDSWTIISENKYLILTYDAAFESAIATTCEDFLQKTLSYWQRWIKRCSIPNIYQAEVIRSALVLKLHQYEDTGAIIAASTTSLPEHPGSGRNWDYRYCWVRDSYYVLTALAHIGQFEEMESFANYIAGITHHNPGRLQPLYGILGTSELTEQILPYLKGYLDNGPVRIGNQAFEHIQNDVYGQAMIALLPLFTDQRFKIHENKNVLGWVNFILEKIEATIDEKDAGIWEFRNFANHHCYSNLFQWVGCKAALLIARQNGYQDMEERANVLLKKAEAYIEACYDEERKVYQNALDSKNLDASTLQLIVMDYLDPKSERAQAHLAMLEKELKGENGLFYRYKHQDDFGKPKSTFLVCAFWYVEALACVGRVSEAQEILDRLLTYSNHLGLFSEDVTEDNGSQWGNFPQAYSHVGLMNAVYRLAIKLDKPIFSL
- a CDS encoding bifunctional alpha,alpha-trehalose-phosphate synthase (UDP-forming)/trehalose-phosphatase, giving the protein MKNKKKIIISNRLPIQIERKKDKLIIRPSAGGLATGLNSAFDSNEIRWVGWPGIVPKDEAEKHKIIALLEPMNLVPVFLSKEEIRNFYEGYSNEVLWPICHYQPSYIHFDREYWSTYVFVNKKFCEAALAIRAASDFIWVQDYQLMLLPQLLRQEDKDLNIGYFHHIPFPSEELFMNIPQRRELVEGLLGADLVGFHTFADSQNFLNACKKILNVPTGHNQLKYQDRHIFIESFPMGIDYDKFVSASVEPKVTAIAEQFRSHFPHQKIIISVDRLDYSKGILERLRAFLTFLEKYPEWHGKVVLYMLIVPSRDKVSQYKKLKDEINRKVSEINSIYGNLSWTPVLYFYKSLPFEELVGLYVASDVCMITSTRDGMNLVSKEYIACKTASEGVLILSEFAGASKELVDALIINPFNRAETADSIFHALRMSPEEIRERTEANLQIIRKFNIQHWVQLFTSRLAETKAIQRDEWARRISDKVFNSIADRYRKSHNRLFFLDYDGTLVKFQNHAQKASPTVVLYNLLDNIISDPLNTLVIISGRSQESLSSWFDGRSYYLVAEHGIWSNFPNFNWSYKKGLALHWMPEVKKLMEKLADQTPGAYIEAKPYSLAWHYRKVELGLGELKAAALKESLNPMLNDYGLQLLDGNAVIEVKNTEVNKGKAALEIAGHIKADFLLAIGDDVTDEDLFRYLPASTISIKVGSNKSAAKYYLDQQEDVIQFLNQLILK
- a CDS encoding S-ribosylhomocysteine lyase, giving the protein MYTKEKAKVNSFTVDHTKLKQGIYAKTSSTNTSHLDNYTTYDIRMIRPNSAERMLSPEVMHTLEHCFATEIRTILGDEVIYVGPMGCCTGFYVVLAGTDKTPQDIAVLMKEVLEIILTEGYEVPFQNPVSCGNYTFMDFASSKQACTNFLQLINAAQLDFEYPYIEEN
- a CDS encoding antibiotic biosynthesis monooxygenase family protein, translating into MILEVAVLQIIEGQQSNFERDYKTACQYISASKGYITHSLRKCIEKDNQYILLVEWETLEDHTIGFRESELFKEWEKLLHHYYDPFPTVEHYELLK
- a CDS encoding LysR family transcriptional regulator, whose translation is MNYQIELRHLLYFKVLAEELHFRKAAERLYIAQPGLSRQIRQLEDYYRVRLLERNKRNVSLTEAGKYLFEEVTRLLRYLDQIEVQLQSLANGKISTLRLGFIGSAVQTILPQLLVRIKQQQPDIELSLHELGNETQLELLQRKELDLAFVRTSDVPPGLCGLPIHTEHFSLVVPKEHPILKSAKPSLEQLKHESFILFSKNYSHSYFDLVMSIFQDHQFIPKVTLRTVNALTIFNMVKQGLGVAIVPSSLKNGYHVDVAFLELDDLPQRTTLYLAWNAENRNPGIPYVLDIIATSAPWTGAS